A DNA window from Setaria viridis chromosome 2, Setaria_viridis_v4.0, whole genome shotgun sequence contains the following coding sequences:
- the LOC117843216 gene encoding uncharacterized protein, translating into MAGMVGSAVVQETVSRITSYLFSKCDHDERTASTRHHIERLEMAHTELDLALERSARMPITDVSLLQRRKLLERAFKDCGDLLHRCIKQQTMDVIELEQPVRHSFSKWIAHVTQSSVSSYFTGFHKDNISCSDVRRNEWFAECANRFLRDVESGCSPLRCVFSNPLVRQLLEGKTLEYKMLQGSILRCLHIQSMCVEGRGVEARLEFRYEDRKTPMRSFSLMLILRLSESMDIVGTAIRCLQSFTSSMKDVAEAVMRELIQLPQQDISHSHAASCFTIKDLCSYDTHFWRPDPLCCKPDRCATSCIPSELSCKFPEQVILIRIECYVSALECSSLHNTADATARNLVADLPPLKLGVGFAPHFFDERTQGRTAVEIIGGKEELINDSLQQMDETVRSKAIKHYICQPDLAYYKMWWYPGHGVAYFMVQKSGTEIARAHKVDCGFDIRGSSKRRRSK; encoded by the coding sequence ATGGCGGGCATGGTTGGTTCAGCTGTTGTGCAAGAGACCGTGAGCAGAATCACCTCCTACCTGTTTAGTAAGTGTGACCATGACGAAAGGACGGCATCCACAAGGCATCACATTGAGAGGCTTGAGATGGCGCACACCGAACTAGATCTTGCACTTGAGAGATCTGCAAGGATGCCGATCACAGACGTGTCCCTTCTACAGCGCAGGAAGCTGTTGGAGCGTGCCTTCAAAGACTGCGGAGATCTGCTACACAGGTGCATCAAGCAGCAAACAATGGACGTCATAGAGTTGGAACAACCAGTAAGACACTCCTTCTCTAAATGGATCGCACATGTGACACAATCTTCCGTGTCCTCCTATTTCACTGGGTTTCACAAAGACAACATAAGCTGCTCAGATGTTCGAAGAAACGAGTGGTTTGCGGAGTGCGCCAACCGTTTCCTCAGAGATGTGGAGTCAGGATGCTCACCTCTGCGGTGCGTGTTCTCTAACCCTCTTGTCAGGCAACTTCTCGAGGGCAAAACTCTAGAGTACAAGATGTTGCAAGGAAGTATACTCCGGTGTCTGCACATACAGAGCATGTGTGTGGAAGGGCGTGGTGTGGAGGCGAGGCTGGAATTTCGCTATGAAGACCGGAAGACACCGATGAGAAGTTTTTCTCTCATGCTGATTCTACGATTGTCAGAGAGCATGGACATTGTCGGAACTGCTATAAGATGCTTGCAGTCATTCACGTCTTCGATGAAGGATGTGGCTGAAGCAGTAATGAGAGAACTCATCCAACTGCCTCAGCAAGACATTTCCCACTCACACGCTGCTTCATGTTTCACCATAAAAGATTTGTGTTCCTATGACACCCACTTTTGGCGCCCGGATCCACTATGTTGCAAGCCAGACAGGTGTGCTACTAGCTGTATTCCATCAGAATTATCATGCAAATTCCCGGAGCAGGTTATTCTGATACGCATCGAATGCTACGTTTCTGCCTTAGAGTGCAGCAGCCTGCATAACACAGCTGATGCAACTGCAAGAAACCTCGTGGCTGACCTGCCACCTCTGAAGCTTGGAGTGGGCTTTGCACCTCACTTTTTCGATGAACGCACGCAAGGTAGAACTGCAGTTGAAATAATCGGAGGGAAGGAAGAGCTTATAAATGATAGCCTACAGCAAATGGACGAGACAGTACGATCAAAGGCAATCAAACATTACATTTGCCAACCTGATCTGGCATATTATAAAATGTGGTGGTATCCAGGACATGGCGTTGCCTACTTCATGGTGCAAAAATCAGGCACTGAAATAGCAAGGGCGCACAAAGTCGATTGTGGTTTCGACATCCGGGGATCTTCAAAGAGAAGGCGGTCGAAGTGA